A DNA window from Calliphora vicina chromosome 1, idCalVici1.1, whole genome shotgun sequence contains the following coding sequences:
- the LOC135959855 gene encoding protein D2-like has product MDAGGIIPDIIDSKPKAVAHVAYPNGIKVSMGEELQPKQVKDQPEVTWDTEDGSLYTLIMVDPDAPSRQSPTYREVLHWLVINIPGTKVSEGQVVAEYIGSGAPKDTGLHRYVFLVFKQALKISTDKFILNKSLEGRFSIKTRDYITKYNLGNPVAGNYYQAQYDDYVPILEAQFK; this is encoded by the exons ATGGATGCCGGAGGAATTATTCCAGATATTATTGATAGCAAGCCTAAAGCTGTTGCTCATGTGGCCTATCCTAACGGAATTAAAGTCAGCATGGGTGAAGAATTGCAACCCAAACAAGTTAAAGATCAACCTGAAGTAACATGGGACACTGAGGATGGATCACTGTACACTCTAATAATGGTAGATCCAGATGCACCATCACGGCAGTCTCCTACCTATAGAGAAGTCTTACATTGGTTAGTTATCAATATACCGGGAACTAAAGTATCCGAAGGTCAAGTCGTGGCAGAGTACATTGGATCCGGAGCACCAAAAGATACCGGCTTACATCGTTACGTGTTTCTGGTTTTCAAACAGGCGCTGAAAATTTCAACagataaattcattttaaataa ATCACTTGAGGGTCGTTTTAGCATAAAGACCCGTGATTATATTACCAAGTACAATTTGGGAAATCCTGTTGCTGGTAATTATTATCAAGCCCAATATGATGACTATGTGCCTATATTAGAAGctcaatttaaatag
- the Vps16B gene encoding vacuolar protein sorting-associated protein 16B produces the protein MATNYDNDSYWNRSASKAFNFDDDANDDVDFKTVAAGYELSTDLGGILNDDTISEASFDNSAASSALNLSIKSLLTEEALKCILDEQSMDDRLIPKGMSAEEELKLLRRQIQNTLYTPSPVTTAQKLLCGVMVNFEVFKSLNDKKQLLDAVLNMGNAGDAIISVVLFLEKSLNRPDFLSILIARPKALKHYLAFLKQQNPEEAVILLKDLGKSQDSLLLLYKDIYQSDTIKERKEKLQKIMENYTATCSLYPQLIHANIKLLNMVESERNSLDNMIDIDSSPLEVLHACCAKYNNWKEQDMLKATSPYRFTADLQISAGQFEWCALNERTQAQAYADLSHIFEQVPTWHPLKQKQFHISFSLELAVLRLFELQAPPTILYLFLSRHSNNTDKLALAKRVKCVKAEIDALVGLKEIGQLTLLRDSLPERSEEQFYCDNALKTAQTKRWTTDNIKLKLNNNLS, from the exons ATGGCCACAAATTATGATAACGACAGCTACTGGAATCGTTCCGCTAGTAAGGCTTTCAACTTTGATGACGATGCCAACGATGATGTAGACTTTAAAACTGTGGCAGCCGGTTATGAATTGTCTACAGATTTGGGTGGCATACTAAACGATGACACCATTTCGGAAGCCAGTTTTGATAATAGTGCAGCCAGTAGTGCTTTAAATTTATCCATAAAATCCTTGCTTACGGAAGAAGCTTTAAAGTGCATATTGGATGAGCAATCAATGGATGATCGTTTGATACCCAAGGGCATGAGTGCAGAGGAAGAATTGAAATTGTTGAGAAGACAAATACAAAATACGTTGTACACGCCCTCGCCTGTCACAACGGCTCAGAAGTTGTTGTGTG GTGTTATGGTCAACTTTGAGGTATTCAAGTCCttaaatgataaaaaacaaCTACTAGATGCTGTGCTAAATATGGGTAATGCTGGAGATGCTATTATAAGCgtggttttatttttagaaaaatctttaaatagaCCAGATTTTTTGAGTATACTTATCGCTAGACCTAAGGCCTTGAAGCATTATTTAGCCTTTCTTAAACAACAAAATCCTGAAGAGGCCGTTATACTTTTAAAAGATTTGGGAAAATCTCAGGATTCTTTGCTATTACTATACAAAGATATTTATCAATCGGACACTATAAAAGAACGCAaagaaaaactgcaaaaaataatggaaaattatACCGCCACTTGTTCTCTATATCCCCAATTGATACATGCCAATATAAAGCTTCTAAACATGGTGGAATCAGAACGTAATTCTCTTGACAATATGATCGATATAGATTCTAGTCCCTTAGAAGTTTTACATGCTTGCTGTGCGAAATATAACAATTGGAAAGAACAAGACATGTTAAAAGCTACATCCCCTTACCGTTTCACCGCTGATTTACAAATCTCTGCTGGACAATTTGAATGGTGTGCTTTAAATGAACGTACCCAAGCTCAGGCTTATGCAGATCTCTCACACATTTTTGAACAAGTACCCACCTGGCATCccttgaaacaaaaacaatttcatataaGTTTTTCTTTGGAGTTGGCTGTTTTACGTTTGTTTGAATTACAAGCTCCGCCCACGATACTTTACTTGTTCTTGTCGCGCCACTCGAATAACACTGATAAATTGGCATTGGCTAAAAGGGTGAAATGTGTCAAGGCTGAAATAGATGCTCTAGTGGGTTTAAAAGAAATTGGCCAGTTGACTTTGTTAAGGGACTCATTGCCCGAACGTTCGGAGGAACAATTTTATTGTGACAATGCCTTGAAAACAGCTCAGACCAAAAGATGGACAACGgacaatattaaattaaaactaaataataatctTAGTTAA